A part of Pectobacterium cacticida genomic DNA contains:
- the infA gene encoding translation initiation factor IF-1 codes for MAKEDNIEMQGTVLDTLPNTMFRVELENGHVVTAHISGKMRKNYIRILTGDKVTVELTPYDLSKGRIVFRSR; via the coding sequence ATGGCCAAAGAAGACAATATTGAAATGCAAGGCACTGTGCTTGATACGCTGCCTAACACCATGTTCCGTGTTGAGTTGGAAAACGGGCACGTGGTTACCGCTCATATCTCCGGTAAAATGCGTAAAAACTATATCCGCATCCTGACGGGTGACAAAGTTACTGTAGAATTAACCCCGTACGACCTGAGTAAAGGCCGCATTGTCTTCCGTAGCCGTTAA
- the aat gene encoding leucyl/phenylalanyl-tRNA--protein transferase — MRLYQLSPQSLQFPDPAHALEDPNGLLAVGGDLSVSRLMAAYRHGIFPWFSPGDPILWWSPDPRAVLFPGEFHLSRSMKKFLKRCSFHATLNHAFDKVINACAHEHRDGTWITPDIISAYRRLHQIGKAHSVEVWHNGALVGGLYGIEQGQVFCGESMFSRTDNASKYALLTFQQHFIRHGGHLIDCQVLNSHTASLGVQEIPRVRFLQLLLQYQDIAVNEGCWLPQPLSEPIF; from the coding sequence ATGCGCTTATATCAATTATCGCCCCAGTCGCTTCAATTTCCCGATCCGGCTCATGCGCTAGAGGATCCCAATGGGCTGTTGGCCGTTGGCGGCGATCTCTCCGTTTCCCGATTGATGGCGGCCTATCGACATGGCATTTTCCCTTGGTTTTCGCCGGGTGACCCAATTCTATGGTGGTCGCCGGATCCGCGTGCGGTTCTGTTTCCCGGTGAATTTCATCTCAGCCGTAGTATGAAAAAATTTCTAAAGCGGTGTTCCTTTCACGCCACGCTGAACCACGCCTTTGATAAGGTCATTAACGCCTGTGCGCATGAACATCGTGATGGCACATGGATTACGCCAGACATTATTTCAGCCTATCGCCGACTTCACCAAATCGGAAAAGCACATTCCGTTGAAGTGTGGCACAATGGCGCACTAGTTGGCGGGCTATATGGTATAGAGCAAGGGCAAGTATTTTGCGGCGAGTCAATGTTTAGCCGCACGGATAATGCATCGAAATACGCGCTACTGACCTTCCAACAACATTTTATTCGCCATGGCGGTCATCTGATTGATTGTCAGGTACTAAATTCTCATACGGCTTCGCTGGGCGTACAAGAAATTCCGCGTGTCCGTTTTCTGCAACTGCTTCTTCAATACCAGGATATCGCTGTTAATGAAGGGTGTTGGTTACCACAACCGCTCAGCGAACCGATATTTTGA
- the cydC gene encoding heme ABC transporter ATP-binding protein/permease CydC, translating into MRVLKPFLRLYRQHIWRLSLGIVLAIATLLASIGLLALSGWFLAGAALAGVVGLLTFNYMLPAAGVRGAAIARTAGRYGERVVSHDATFRVLLRLRVFTFSRLLPLSPGGLARFRQAELLNRLVADVDTLDHLYLRVISPVISAFIVILIVSYGLSFIDVTLALTLGAIMLVLLFCLPIVFFQAGNDIGQALTALRAQYRLQLTTWLQGQAELTIFGALDRARQQLALVEINWLRRQQQQANLTGLSQAVMILCSGLTVTLILWLAADGVGGNPQPGALIALFVFASLAAFEALAPVTVAFQHMGQVIASAARVDQIIRQPVDITFPAHGPETSRTASLELSHVGFTYPGQLQPVLHNISLSIQPGEHLALLGRTGCGKSTLLQLLTRAWNVDHGEITLNGHPLAAWREADLRAMMSVVPQRVHIFSATLRDNLLLAAPMAQDESLKEILCQVGLEKLLENEGLNAWLGEGGRQLSGGEQRRIALARALLHDAPLVLLDEPTEGLDAETEKRILQQLRQHCADKTLIVITHRLYGLESMDRICVLDGGNIIEQGSHQALLAKKGRYWQFRQHV; encoded by the coding sequence ATGCGGGTCTTAAAACCATTTTTGAGACTCTATCGCCAACATATCTGGCGCTTAAGTTTAGGCATTGTATTGGCCATTGCGACATTATTGGCCAGCATCGGCTTACTTGCTCTATCTGGCTGGTTTCTCGCTGGCGCTGCGCTAGCAGGGGTTGTTGGACTACTTACCTTTAATTATATGCTGCCCGCCGCCGGCGTGCGCGGCGCCGCTATCGCGCGTACCGCAGGACGTTATGGTGAGCGAGTCGTTAGCCATGATGCGACATTCCGTGTTCTGTTGCGTCTACGCGTTTTCACCTTCTCGCGCCTTCTACCGCTCTCCCCTGGTGGACTAGCGCGGTTTCGTCAGGCTGAGTTGTTAAATCGGCTCGTGGCGGACGTCGATACGCTTGATCACCTTTATCTGCGTGTTATTTCTCCGGTCATCAGTGCCTTTATTGTCATTCTCATCGTTTCTTATGGCCTGAGCTTCATTGATGTCACGTTAGCTCTGACGCTGGGCGCTATCATGCTGGTGCTCTTGTTTTGTCTGCCTATCGTGTTTTTCCAGGCGGGCAACGACATCGGACAGGCGTTGACCGCGTTACGTGCACAATATCGCCTTCAGTTGACCACCTGGCTGCAAGGTCAGGCGGAGCTAACTATCTTTGGCGCACTCGATCGCGCACGTCAACAGCTGGCATTAGTGGAAATTAACTGGCTACGGCGCCAGCAGCAGCAGGCTAATCTTACCGGCCTGTCCCAGGCGGTGATGATTTTATGCAGCGGGCTCACTGTGACCTTGATACTATGGCTAGCCGCAGATGGCGTTGGCGGTAACCCGCAACCCGGCGCGTTGATCGCCCTATTCGTGTTCGCTTCCCTTGCGGCCTTCGAAGCGCTGGCGCCCGTTACCGTGGCGTTTCAGCATATGGGGCAAGTCATCGCCTCTGCGGCACGGGTCGATCAAATCATACGTCAGCCCGTCGATATCACGTTCCCTGCCCATGGCCCGGAAACCTCGCGCACGGCCTCGCTCGAACTCTCTCATGTCGGATTCACTTACCCAGGTCAGCTACAACCCGTGCTGCACAATATCTCCCTATCCATTCAACCGGGAGAACATCTGGCGCTACTGGGACGTACCGGATGTGGAAAATCGACGCTTTTACAGCTACTGACGCGAGCCTGGAATGTTGACCACGGTGAAATTACGCTCAACGGCCATCCCCTTGCCGCGTGGCGCGAGGCAGATCTCCGCGCTATGATGAGCGTTGTGCCCCAGCGCGTGCATATTTTTAGTGCCACGCTACGGGACAACCTGCTACTGGCGGCGCCGATGGCGCAGGATGAAAGCCTAAAAGAAATATTATGTCAGGTTGGGTTAGAAAAATTGTTGGAAAATGAGGGCCTTAACGCCTGGCTGGGTGAAGGGGGCCGGCAACTCTCTGGCGGTGAACAACGTCGTATCGCCTTAGCTCGCGCCCTATTGCACGACGCCCCTCTCGTTCTGTTGGATGAGCCGACGGAAGGGCTGGATGCTGAAACTGAGAAGCGTATTTTGCAACAACTCCGCCAACATTGTGCCGATAAGACCTTGATCGTTATCACCCATCGGCTATACGGGTTAGAATCGATGGACCGCATCTGTGTACTGGATGGCGGTAACATTATAGAACAAGGCAGCCATCAGGCACTTCTGGCAAAAAAAGGGCGTTATTGGCAATTCCGCCAGCACGTTTGA
- the cydD gene encoding heme ABC transporter permease/ATP-binding protein CydD, with amino-acid sequence MKKTRQQELTIWLKQQGKLAQRWLRLSLLLGFLSGMLIVAQAWLLATLLHSLIIEHALRESLISTFLLLIATFVLRALNSVLRERVGFRCGQAVRQQIRQSVLDRLQQLGPAWVQGKPAGSWATMILEQVDDMQDYYSRYLPQMYLAALIPVLILITIFPLNWAAGLILFLTAPLIPLFMALVGMGAADANRRNFLALARLSGHFLDRLRGMETLRLFHRGQAETEQIRHASEDFRRRTMEVLRMAFLSSGVLEFFASISIAVVAVYFGFSYLGELDFGHYGMGVTLFAGFLVLILAPEFFQPLRDLGTFYHAKAQAIGAAESLVTFLAEKGEDVGFGTHEFKSDRAIAIHAEGLIVLAPNGTPLTAPLTFDIHAGERVALVGISGAGKSSLLNALLGFLPYRGSLAVNGQELNSLTPASWRKQLSWVGQNPHLPEQTLRANILLGNPQASATELQRAIERAYVQEFLPSLPQGLDTILGDSAARLSVGQAQRVAVARALVHSCNLLLLDEPSASLDAHSEARVMDALNKAAHSQTTLLVTHQLSDIIDFDVIWVMENGQLVQQGDYQTLCAEPGPFATLLAQRQETL; translated from the coding sequence ATGAAAAAAACCAGACAGCAAGAACTGACCATCTGGCTGAAACAGCAGGGTAAGCTGGCGCAGCGTTGGCTACGGCTTTCGCTGTTGCTTGGCTTTCTGAGCGGGATGTTAATCGTGGCGCAAGCCTGGCTGTTGGCCACACTGCTTCATTCCCTGATCATTGAACATGCCCTTCGTGAATCACTGATTTCCACATTCCTTTTATTGATCGCCACTTTTGTTTTACGCGCGCTAAATAGTGTACTACGTGAACGTGTCGGCTTTCGGTGTGGGCAAGCCGTTCGACAGCAAATTCGTCAATCAGTGTTGGATCGATTGCAACAACTTGGCCCTGCTTGGGTACAAGGCAAGCCCGCTGGCAGTTGGGCAACGATGATTCTTGAGCAAGTTGACGATATGCAAGATTATTACTCGCGTTACCTACCGCAAATGTATCTTGCCGCACTGATCCCCGTGCTCATCTTAATCACGATCTTTCCACTCAACTGGGCAGCGGGCTTAATCCTGTTTCTGACCGCGCCTCTCATTCCACTGTTTATGGCGTTGGTTGGTATGGGCGCGGCTGATGCCAATCGCCGTAATTTTTTGGCGTTAGCGCGCCTGAGCGGGCACTTTCTCGATCGCTTGCGCGGGATGGAGACATTGCGTCTATTCCATCGCGGTCAGGCCGAAACCGAACAAATTCGCCACGCTTCCGAAGATTTCCGGCGGCGGACGATGGAAGTTCTGCGTATGGCATTTCTCTCCTCTGGCGTTCTGGAGTTTTTTGCTTCCATTTCGATCGCCGTTGTCGCCGTGTATTTCGGTTTTTCGTATCTCGGCGAGTTGGATTTTGGTCATTATGGTATGGGAGTCACCCTCTTCGCCGGTTTTCTCGTGTTGATTCTGGCCCCGGAATTCTTTCAGCCTCTACGCGATCTCGGCACTTTCTATCACGCTAAAGCGCAGGCAATCGGCGCCGCAGAGTCGCTAGTCACCTTTTTGGCGGAGAAAGGTGAAGATGTCGGCTTCGGCACACATGAATTTAAGAGCGACCGCGCGATTGCAATCCATGCGGAAGGGCTGATTGTTCTCGCCCCCAATGGCACGCCACTCACCGCACCATTAACGTTTGATATCCATGCTGGTGAACGCGTCGCGCTGGTTGGGATCAGCGGAGCCGGAAAAAGCTCGTTGTTAAATGCGCTGCTGGGCTTCCTGCCCTATCGCGGGTCATTAGCCGTCAACGGTCAGGAATTGAATTCGTTAACACCAGCATCATGGCGTAAGCAACTGAGCTGGGTTGGACAAAATCCGCACTTACCAGAACAAACGCTGCGCGCCAATATTCTGCTGGGTAATCCGCAGGCGAGTGCCACGGAATTACAACGGGCGATTGAACGTGCCTATGTGCAAGAGTTCTTACCCTCACTTCCTCAGGGGCTAGACACCATACTCGGTGACAGTGCGGCACGTCTATCCGTCGGACAGGCGCAGCGCGTCGCCGTCGCGCGCGCGCTGGTTCATTCTTGCAACTTACTGCTGCTGGATGAACCATCAGCCAGCCTGGATGCCCATAGCGAAGCGCGAGTTATGGACGCACTTAACAAAGCGGCACATTCTCAAACCACGCTGCTTGTCACACATCAGCTTAGCGATATCATCGATTTCGATGTCATCTGGGTGATGGAAAACGGTCAGTTAGTTCAACAAGGGGATTATCAAACACTCTGCGCTGAGCCCGGCCCCTTCGCGACGCTGCTGGCACAACGACAGGAGACGCTGTGA
- the trxB gene encoding thioredoxin-disulfide reductase, giving the protein MGTVKHHKLLILGSGPAGYTAAIYAARANLQPVLITGMEKGGQLTTTTEVENWPGDADDLTGPLLMERMHAHAAKFNTEIIFDHITSVDLQHRPFRLFGDSAEYTCDALIIATGASARYLGLPSEEAFKGKGVSACATCDGFFYRNQKVAVVGGGNTAVEEALYLSNIAAEVHLIHRRETFRSEKILIDRLMDKVKNGNVILHTNRTLDEVLGDDMGVTGVRIRDTQSEAVEELELAGVFIAIGHRPNTSIFGDQLALENGYIKVQSGIHGNATQTSIPGVFAAGDVMDHIYRQAITSAGTGCMAALDAERYLDGLATK; this is encoded by the coding sequence ATGGGTACCGTTAAACATCACAAGTTATTGATTCTGGGGTCAGGCCCGGCTGGCTATACCGCCGCCATTTATGCTGCACGAGCAAATTTACAGCCAGTATTAATTACCGGTATGGAAAAAGGCGGTCAGTTGACAACGACAACCGAAGTCGAAAACTGGCCCGGCGACGCCGATGATTTAACGGGCCCGCTGTTAATGGAACGTATGCATGCGCATGCGGCCAAATTCAATACCGAAATCATTTTCGATCATATTACCAGCGTCGATTTGCAGCATCGCCCGTTCCGTTTGTTTGGTGATAGCGCCGAGTATACCTGCGACGCGCTGATTATCGCGACAGGAGCATCAGCGCGCTATCTTGGCCTTCCATCAGAAGAGGCGTTCAAAGGAAAAGGCGTATCGGCCTGCGCCACCTGCGATGGTTTTTTCTACCGTAACCAGAAAGTCGCGGTGGTCGGCGGCGGGAATACTGCGGTAGAGGAAGCGCTTTATCTGTCTAACATTGCTGCTGAAGTACATCTAATCCATCGTCGTGAGACATTCCGTTCAGAGAAGATTTTAATCGATCGTTTGATGGATAAAGTCAAAAATGGCAACGTTATCTTGCATACCAATCGTACACTAGATGAAGTACTGGGCGATGATATGGGCGTGACGGGTGTGCGTATCCGTGACACACAAAGCGAAGCCGTGGAAGAACTGGAATTGGCCGGTGTATTTATCGCTATTGGACATCGCCCCAACACCAGCATCTTCGGCGACCAGTTAGCATTGGAAAACGGGTATATTAAAGTACAGTCTGGGATTCACGGTAATGCGACGCAAACCAGCATTCCGGGCGTCTTTGCCGCAGGTGATGTGATGGATCATATTTATCGTCAGGCGATAACCTCAGCGGGTACTGGCTGCATGGCGGCACTGGATGCTGAACGTTATTTAGACGGGCTCGCCACTAAATAA
- the lrp gene encoding leucine-responsive transcriptional regulator Lrp, which yields MVDTKKRPGKDLDRIDRNILNELQKDGRISNVELSKRVGLSPTPCLERVRRLERQGFINGYTALLNPHYLDASLLVFVEITLNRGAPDVFEQFNSAVQKLEEIQECHLVSGDFDYLLKTRVPDMSAYRKLLGETLLRLPGVNDTRTYVVMEEVKQSSRLVIKTR from the coding sequence ATGGTAGACACTAAAAAACGGCCAGGAAAAGATCTCGATCGTATTGATCGTAACATCCTGAACGAATTGCAAAAAGACGGACGTATTTCTAACGTTGAGCTTTCCAAACGGGTTGGACTGTCGCCAACGCCTTGTTTGGAGCGCGTGCGTCGTTTGGAAAGACAAGGGTTCATTAATGGCTACACAGCGCTGCTAAACCCACATTATCTCGATGCGTCACTGCTGGTTTTTGTTGAAATAACACTAAATCGCGGGGCGCCAGATGTTTTTGAACAGTTTAATTCCGCAGTACAAAAGCTGGAAGAAATCCAGGAATGTCATCTGGTTTCCGGTGATTTTGACTATTTGTTGAAAACACGTGTTCCGGATATGTCTGCTTACCGGAAGTTGCTGGGTGAAACTTTACTGCGTTTGCCGGGCGTCAATGACACTCGCACCTACGTCGTAATGGAAGAAGTGAAGCAAAGCAGCCGTCTGGTCATTAAGACGCGCTAA
- a CDS encoding DNA translocase FtsK 4TM domain-containing protein — protein sequence MSQEYTEDKDVVLNKLSGTRRLLEAVLIVVALFAVYLGVALLSFSPSDPSWSQTAWHEPIHNLGGVAGAWLADTLFFIFGVLAYAIPPIMLSLCWAAFRQRDNSQAIDYFTFSLRLIGTLALILTSCGLAALNIDDLYYFASGGVLGSLLSSSMIPRFNSMGATLILLCVWGAGLTLFTGWSWLTIAEKIGAAVLGCLTFMSNRSRRDENYGEENDRDEDALSLASEHQDTARGDAVTPHSDDDDILFSAPSVTEVINASTMQSVAKAGAACNEDTAATPQPPSHTETPTQSDRSLSDIAPLITPSAADNAPAHNPPLYTFDLPETPADLTSRSGPYSPATMSDGHRHEENTEPPVLTSAEVHPLSESSQPARDGEFAVNNTFMPAFSADADDNPQIKRGQGPELPRPNPVRIPTRRELASYGIKLPSQRLAEEQARSKSPHRHIGTELASGEVEEAALDDAQQEAALQQAYLEQQRQRYGDSYPLQQDDEDAQLAKDFAAQQQSRYGASLPPQEEDNPPPSASSLNNEPERSAPVAPHNAFSFTPFSAEAEDELDDPNPVYPRVQPAHHEETDLPPMHVSDDDDGDERGLLTASQPVRQASAPIEPVKQEHESARHPAMEGLIHPFLVRNEQPLQKPTTPLPTLDLLTPPPSSEAPVDDFALEKTARLIEMRLADFRVKADVVDHSPGPVITRFELDLAPGVKAARISNLARDLARSLSVVAVRIVEVIPGKPYVGLELPNAHRQTVYLREVLDCDKFRDNPSPLSIVLGKDIAGEPVVADLAKMPHLLVAGTTGSGKSVGVNAMIISMLYKATPEDVRFIMIDPKMLELSVYEGIPHLLTEVVTDMKDAANALRWCVGEMEHRYKLMSALGVRNLAGYNERVMTANAMGRPIPDPFWKPSDSMDMTPPVLEKLPYIVVMVDEFADLMMAVGKKVEELIARLAQKARAAGIHLVLATQRPSVDVITGLIKANIPTRIAFTVSSKIDSRTILDQAGAESLLGMGDMLYMAPNSSIPVRVHGAFVRDEEVHAVVQDWKARGRPQYIDNIIKGGDDAEGGLGLDGDEELDPLFDQAVEFVVDKRRASISGVQRQFRIGYNRAARIVEQMEAQGIVSSPGHNGNREVLAPPSME from the coding sequence TTGAGCCAGGAATATACGGAAGATAAAGACGTTGTGCTGAATAAACTCAGTGGAACGCGACGTTTGCTTGAAGCGGTTTTAATCGTTGTGGCGCTTTTCGCCGTTTACCTCGGTGTCGCATTACTCAGCTTCAGCCCCTCTGACCCCAGCTGGTCTCAAACCGCATGGCATGAGCCTATTCATAACCTGGGCGGGGTTGCGGGAGCATGGCTGGCTGACACGCTGTTCTTTATTTTCGGGGTGCTGGCCTATGCTATTCCGCCGATTATGTTATCCCTCTGTTGGGCCGCTTTCCGCCAACGCGATAACTCGCAAGCGATAGATTATTTTACCTTTTCGCTGCGTCTGATCGGTACGCTGGCGCTGATTTTGACATCATGCGGCTTAGCGGCGTTGAATATTGATGACCTTTACTATTTCGCTTCAGGCGGCGTATTAGGGAGTCTACTGAGCAGCTCAATGATCCCACGCTTCAACAGCATGGGGGCGACATTGATTCTGCTGTGCGTGTGGGGCGCGGGCTTAACGCTTTTTACCGGTTGGTCTTGGTTAACGATAGCTGAGAAAATTGGTGCCGCCGTGTTGGGCTGTCTGACATTCATGTCAAATCGCTCACGTCGTGATGAAAATTATGGTGAAGAAAACGATCGCGATGAAGATGCGCTTTCCCTGGCAAGTGAACATCAAGATACAGCGCGCGGTGACGCTGTAACACCGCATAGTGATGACGATGATATTCTGTTTTCCGCCCCTTCCGTCACTGAGGTTATAAATGCGTCGACGATGCAGAGCGTTGCAAAGGCGGGCGCGGCTTGTAATGAAGACACTGCGGCTACACCACAACCTCCCTCGCACACGGAAACGCCAACACAGTCTGATCGGTCATTATCTGACATAGCGCCATTGATAACACCATCAGCGGCGGATAACGCGCCAGCGCACAATCCTCCTCTATACACTTTTGATCTCCCTGAGACGCCTGCCGATCTTACCAGTCGGTCTGGGCCGTATAGCCCGGCGACGATGTCCGATGGACATCGTCATGAAGAAAATACTGAACCGCCGGTGTTGACGTCAGCCGAGGTTCATCCTCTTTCTGAATCGTCGCAGCCTGCCCGCGATGGTGAGTTCGCTGTAAACAACACCTTTATGCCTGCATTTAGCGCCGATGCTGATGATAACCCGCAGATTAAGCGCGGGCAGGGGCCAGAACTGCCACGTCCAAATCCAGTACGTATCCCGACACGTCGCGAACTGGCCTCTTACGGCATCAAATTGCCATCGCAGCGACTGGCTGAAGAGCAAGCAAGGTCAAAGTCTCCCCATCGGCACATTGGTACGGAATTAGCCAGCGGTGAAGTTGAAGAGGCCGCACTGGATGATGCTCAACAGGAAGCCGCATTGCAGCAGGCATACCTAGAGCAGCAGCGTCAGCGCTACGGTGATTCATATCCGTTGCAGCAAGACGATGAAGACGCGCAGTTAGCCAAAGATTTTGCAGCGCAGCAGCAGTCGCGTTACGGCGCAAGCCTACCGCCGCAAGAGGAGGATAATCCACCACCGAGTGCGTCGTCCTTGAACAACGAACCAGAGCGATCTGCACCCGTGGCGCCGCATAACGCTTTCTCATTCACGCCGTTTAGCGCAGAAGCAGAAGATGAGTTAGATGACCCTAATCCCGTATACCCTAGGGTTCAGCCTGCCCATCACGAAGAGACGGATCTTCCGCCAATGCATGTTAGCGATGACGACGATGGCGATGAACGCGGCTTGTTAACTGCCAGTCAGCCAGTGCGACAAGCATCTGCGCCTATTGAGCCGGTAAAACAGGAACATGAATCAGCACGGCATCCCGCCATGGAGGGCTTGATTCATCCGTTCCTGGTGCGTAATGAACAGCCGTTGCAGAAACCCACAACGCCGCTGCCAACATTAGATTTATTAACGCCGCCGCCGTCCAGCGAAGCACCTGTGGATGATTTCGCATTGGAAAAAACGGCGCGGTTGATTGAAATGCGGTTGGCTGATTTCCGGGTAAAAGCAGATGTTGTCGATCATTCTCCTGGGCCAGTCATCACGCGATTTGAGCTTGATCTGGCGCCCGGCGTTAAGGCGGCGCGTATCTCGAATTTGGCGCGTGATTTAGCGCGTTCACTGTCGGTGGTCGCCGTGCGTATTGTTGAGGTGATTCCTGGTAAGCCGTATGTTGGATTGGAATTGCCCAATGCCCATCGTCAGACGGTATATCTGCGGGAAGTTTTGGATTGCGACAAATTTCGGGATAATCCTTCCCCGCTATCTATCGTTTTGGGTAAAGATATTGCCGGTGAACCTGTTGTTGCCGATTTGGCCAAAATGCCGCATCTGCTGGTCGCCGGTACGACCGGATCCGGTAAGTCGGTCGGCGTTAACGCTATGATCATCAGTATGTTGTATAAGGCAACACCGGAAGATGTGCGTTTCATCATGATCGATCCAAAGATGCTTGAGCTTTCGGTGTATGAAGGCATTCCGCATTTGTTGACGGAAGTGGTGACCGACATGAAAGATGCGGCAAATGCGCTACGCTGGTGTGTTGGTGAAATGGAACATCGTTATAAACTGATGTCGGCACTCGGTGTGCGTAATCTGGCGGGTTACAACGAACGGGTGATGACGGCAAACGCAATGGGCCGCCCGATCCCTGATCCGTTCTGGAAACCCAGCGATAGCATGGATATGACGCCACCGGTATTGGAGAAGCTGCCTTATATCGTTGTTATGGTTGATGAGTTTGCTGACTTGATGATGGCAGTGGGAAAGAAAGTTGAAGAACTGATTGCTCGGCTGGCGCAAAAAGCGCGCGCAGCGGGGATCCACCTAGTGCTGGCAACGCAGCGTCCCTCGGTTGATGTCATCACCGGGTTAATCAAGGCCAACATTCCAACGCGTATTGCATTTACCGTATCCAGCAAGATTGATTCTCGCACTATCCTCGATCAGGCTGGGGCGGAATCGCTTCTGGGGATGGGGGATATGCTATATATGGCGCCGAACTCCTCAATACCTGTACGTGTTCACGGCGCTTTTGTGCGCGATGAAGAAGTTCATGCTGTCGTTCAGGATTGGAAAGCGCGCGGTCGTCCGCAATATATCGATAATATCATCAAAGGCGGGGATGATGCTGAAGGCGGCCTCGGTCTTGACGGCGACGAGGAACTGGATCCTTTATTCGATCAGGCAGTGGAGTTTGTGGTTGATAAACGCCGAGCCTCCATCTCTGGTGTCCAGCGCCAGTTCCGGATCGGCTATAACCGTGCCGCGCGTATTGTGGAACAAATGGAAGCGCAAGGCATTGTTAGTTCTCCGGGCCACAATGGCAACCGTGAGGTCTTGGCGCCTCCCTCGATGGAGTAA
- the lolA gene encoding outer membrane lipoprotein chaperone LolA: MKKWLAIGCLIVSVTSTAVYADAAKDLQGRLNKVNSFRADFSQKVISADGAAVQEGQGELWLKRPNLFNWKTLSPDESTLISDGKTLWFYNPFVEQVTATWLKDATGNTPFILITRNSASDWNKYEVRQKGDDFELVPKTAVGNLKQFSITVTADGTIKQFTATEQDGQRSTYVLTNQQNGAVDATKFTFTPPKGVMLDDQRQ, encoded by the coding sequence ATGAAAAAGTGGCTAGCCATCGGTTGTTTGATCGTCAGTGTGACCTCAACGGCGGTCTATGCCGACGCGGCGAAAGATTTGCAAGGTCGCCTCAATAAAGTGAACAGTTTCCGTGCAGACTTCAGCCAGAAAGTGATAAGCGCCGATGGTGCCGCAGTACAAGAAGGGCAAGGAGAACTGTGGCTGAAACGGCCTAACCTCTTCAATTGGAAAACGCTCTCGCCCGATGAAAGTACGTTGATTTCTGACGGCAAAACGCTCTGGTTTTACAATCCATTTGTTGAGCAGGTCACGGCTACGTGGCTAAAAGACGCCACCGGTAATACACCATTCATTCTTATCACGCGTAATAGTGCCAGTGATTGGAATAAATATGAGGTGCGCCAGAAGGGCGATGATTTTGAATTGGTGCCAAAAACCGCAGTCGGTAATCTAAAGCAGTTCTCGATCACTGTTACCGCAGACGGGACGATTAAGCAGTTTACCGCCACGGAACAAGACGGCCAGCGCAGTACCTATGTACTTACAAATCAGCAAAACGGCGCTGTTGATGCCACCAAATTCACGTTTACGCCACCCAAAGGCGTTATGCTGGACGACCAGCGTCAGTGA